One window from the genome of Streptomyces sp. NBC_01476 encodes:
- a CDS encoding DUF6716 putative glycosyltransferase produces the protein MRVTVIADSDTRWKWGALTARRIDPDARLDARLLRGRATPTPRQLSELGIPADSMVEATAAEILAGTNADSCDVVVISCVGGTVQALLHGLNRAWEGHASRPVVVTGYVGVVYEKLADGLLLRAGADVVLANSADDARRFREVYEGVGHPTDAIVETALPFLGGEPYRPDGTRRFTVTFAVQPSVPESRKDRLHVLRRTVEHARRHPERDVLVKLRSKPGEHTTHIEEQPYQKLVASLDPPQNLQLVYGNMGEVLDRTDLLVTVSSTAALESLHRRIPTAILTDMGIRESLGNHHFLGSGCFASWDELDDGHLPEADRAWTAAHGVGGGDPYAALRARVGALLEAPELPRLSPYYTLRTAPGYLPGVLARHGLDPKGEPIGGFAPREPGPVRKAVHDMVRNSARTAYRQGVQRVAPVIRRWGQL, from the coding sequence ATGAGGGTCACCGTGATCGCCGACTCGGACACCCGGTGGAAGTGGGGCGCGCTGACCGCGCGCCGCATCGACCCCGATGCCCGGCTCGACGCTCGCCTGCTGCGCGGCCGGGCCACCCCCACCCCCCGCCAGCTCTCCGAACTGGGCATCCCCGCCGACTCGATGGTCGAGGCGACCGCCGCCGAGATCCTGGCGGGCACCAATGCCGACAGCTGCGACGTGGTGGTCATCTCCTGTGTCGGCGGCACCGTGCAGGCACTGCTGCACGGCCTCAACCGGGCCTGGGAGGGGCACGCCTCACGCCCGGTCGTGGTCACCGGCTACGTCGGCGTTGTCTACGAAAAACTGGCCGACGGACTGCTGCTGCGGGCCGGCGCCGACGTGGTGCTGGCGAACAGCGCGGACGACGCCCGCCGCTTCCGCGAGGTGTACGAGGGTGTGGGACATCCCACAGACGCCATCGTGGAGACGGCGCTGCCGTTCCTCGGCGGCGAGCCCTACCGGCCGGACGGCACCCGCCGGTTCACGGTCACCTTCGCCGTGCAGCCGTCGGTCCCCGAGAGCCGCAAGGACCGTCTGCACGTGCTGCGCCGGACCGTGGAGCACGCCCGCCGGCACCCCGAGCGCGACGTCCTGGTCAAGCTCAGGAGCAAGCCGGGCGAGCACACCACGCACATCGAGGAGCAGCCCTACCAGAAGCTGGTTGCCTCCCTGGATCCGCCGCAGAACCTGCAGCTGGTCTACGGGAACATGGGTGAAGTGCTGGACCGCACCGACCTGTTGGTGACGGTCAGCTCCACCGCGGCACTGGAGTCGCTGCACCGGCGGATCCCCACCGCGATCCTCACCGACATGGGCATCCGCGAGTCGCTGGGCAACCACCACTTCCTCGGCTCGGGCTGCTTCGCGTCGTGGGACGAACTCGACGACGGCCACCTGCCGGAGGCCGACCGGGCGTGGACCGCCGCGCACGGCGTCGGCGGCGGCGATCCGTACGCCGCGCTGCGGGCCCGGGTGGGCGCGCTGCTCGAAGCTCCGGAACTGCCCCGTCTTTCCCCCTACTACACATTGCGCACCGCTCCCGGGTATCTTCCCGGTGTCCTTGCCCGGCACGGCCTGGACCCCAAGGGCGAGCCGATCGGCGGCTTCGCACCGCGCGAGCCGGGCCCGGTCCGCAAGGCCGTCCACGACATGGTGCGCAACTCCGCGAGGACTGCGTACCGGCAGGGCGTCCAGCGGGTCGCGCCGGTGATCCGCCGCTGGGGACAGCTGTGA